The Methanobacterium sp. Maddingley MBC34 genome has a window encoding:
- a CDS encoding transcriptional regulator (PFAM: MarR family), which translates to MKEMNEKKQCPVMCSCLYFTSNKLNRILNKMAEEEFTKTGLSPSHALTLMNINRQAGLSQKELSEIMNIKPSTTTRFIDKLEGRGLVQRKIEGKLSYLYPTDRGIDLQKEIDKCWESLNQRYSKILGCEEGVKLTEAIDDAATELEKNIS; encoded by the coding sequence ATGAAAGAAATGAATGAAAAAAAACAATGCCCTGTCATGTGCAGTTGCCTTTACTTCACCAGTAATAAACTTAACCGTATTCTTAACAAAATGGCAGAGGAAGAATTTACCAAAACTGGTCTTTCACCATCACATGCTCTGACCCTTATGAATATCAATCGCCAGGCCGGTCTTTCCCAGAAAGAGCTTTCAGAAATCATGAACATCAAACCATCCACCACCACCCGTTTCATTGACAAACTAGAAGGAAGAGGACTGGTTCAAAGAAAAATAGAGGGAAAATTATCCTATCTTTATCCCACAGACAGGGGAATTGATCTCCAAAAGGAGATTGATAAATGCTGGGAAAGTCTCAATCAACGTTATTCTAAAATATTAGGATGCGAAGAAGGTGTTAAATTAACTGAAGCAATTGATGACGCTGCCACTGAACTGGAAAAAAATATTTCATAA
- a CDS encoding nitroreductase (PFAM: Nitroreductase family), whose translation MKSLNNEICVKCGICAVNCPMGLIKLNDFPEISEEAQNLCNKCDHCAAICPEGAIGSSDFELGAAGTIPLINPENMALHMKSRRSIRNYSNKPIKRETLGEIFEIIRYAPTASNGQPVQWTVINHPEKVRQISARTIKWMREFSERNPSLTDRMSFEGMTKSWDQGDDPILRNAPCLVVVHAPSDNRMAFTDGIIALTHLDLTLPSFGMGGCWAGLLNIACNQNPLLKSVMGVPEENAVIYPFMVGYPKYQYQKIPERNQPKIIWE comes from the coding sequence TTGAAGAGTTTAAACAATGAAATATGCGTAAAATGTGGTATATGTGCCGTAAACTGTCCAATGGGTCTGATAAAACTCAATGATTTTCCTGAAATCTCTGAAGAAGCTCAGAATTTATGTAACAAGTGTGATCATTGTGCTGCCATCTGTCCAGAAGGGGCAATTGGATCTTCAGATTTTGAATTGGGAGCAGCTGGAACCATACCTCTCATTAATCCTGAAAATATGGCCCTGCATATGAAATCGCGAAGGTCGATACGTAATTACAGTAATAAACCCATAAAAAGGGAAACACTGGGAGAAATATTTGAAATTATCAGATATGCACCCACTGCAAGTAATGGTCAGCCAGTGCAATGGACAGTAATAAATCATCCTGAAAAGGTTCGTCAGATAAGTGCCAGAACCATAAAATGGATGAGGGAGTTTTCAGAAAGGAATCCCTCTTTAACTGATAGAATGTCCTTTGAGGGGATGACGAAATCATGGGATCAGGGAGATGATCCAATCCTTAGAAATGCCCCCTGTTTGGTGGTGGTTCACGCACCTTCTGACAATAGAATGGCATTTACCGATGGTATAATCGCTTTAACTCATCTTGACCTGACTTTGCCTTCCTTTGGAATGGGTGGATGCTGGGCAGGACTTTTAAACATAGCCTGTAACCAGAACCCTCTTCTGAAGAGTGTAATGGGAGTCCCTGAAGAAAATGCAGTCATCTACCCATTCATGGTGGGTTATCCCAAGTACCAATACCAGAAAATCCCTGAAAGAAACCAGCCAAAAATAATATGGGAATAG
- a CDS encoding putative NADPH-quinone reductase (modulator of drug activity B) (PFAM: Flavodoxin-like fold), with translation MNVLIIYAHPESESLNGTLKELAFDTLTDEGHLVQVSDLYDMKWKAVLDEDDFPERMNTELFNPIMEQLNAVKEGAIPLDIKEEMDKVLWADVIIFQFPIWWSNFPAILKGWVDRVFYNGFAFNLAEMQLYGNGPLKGKKAMLSFTTGAPRELYTDEGPHGEIEVLINYFNHVLFEFVGMEALPYFAIFGPGDMSEAEREAELDRFQEIIKNI, from the coding sequence ATGAATGTGTTGATAATATACGCACACCCTGAGAGTGAATCCCTGAACGGGACCTTAAAAGAACTGGCATTTGACACCTTAACTGATGAAGGACACCTGGTGCAAGTATCCGACCTTTACGATATGAAATGGAAGGCAGTCCTGGATGAAGATGACTTCCCCGAACGGATGAACACGGAACTCTTCAACCCCATAATGGAACAGCTCAATGCAGTGAAAGAAGGTGCCATACCCCTGGACATTAAGGAAGAAATGGACAAAGTTCTCTGGGCTGATGTAATCATATTCCAATTTCCCATCTGGTGGAGTAATTTCCCTGCCATCCTGAAGGGATGGGTGGATCGTGTTTTCTACAATGGATTTGCCTTCAACCTGGCCGAGATGCAACTATACGGAAACGGACCCTTAAAAGGCAAGAAAGCAATGTTATCATTCACCACCGGAGCACCCCGCGAACTCTACACCGATGAAGGACCACATGGTGAGATTGAAGTTCTGATAAACTACTTCAACCATGTTTTGTTTGAATTCGTGGGCATGGAAGCTCTCCCCTACTTTGCAATTTTCGGACCGGGAGACATGTCTGAGGCAGAACGTGAGGCAGAACTGGATAGGTTCCAGGAGATCATTAAAAATATTTAA